A DNA window from Engraulis encrasicolus isolate BLACKSEA-1 chromosome 3, IST_EnEncr_1.0, whole genome shotgun sequence contains the following coding sequences:
- the LOC134445333 gene encoding collagen alpha-2(I) chain-like, translated as MYGYPGAVGLRGLPGHTGQRGDEGVRGLAAPPGKRGPPGSKGPRGEAGARGPQGHQGEPGTRGTQGAPGPRGLPGVVGIMGKGGPPGSLGPVGVAGPAGPVGLPGKVGLDGLMGQKGEKGQRGTLGPPGDTGPVGLEGERGLPGPAGVDGPPGRKGEEGDFGPFGRAGAVGPPGLPGLQGEQGHRGEPGQSGKEGATGPPGEIGDQGSKGEKGSPGLLGFRGVPGFPGEFGTKGARGISGAKGYLGRLGEAGLMGNIGPPGLAGLEGVTGPRGSTGPDGLLGKKGDTGPIGIIGVTGTLGQQGPSGSRGLKGDTGSPGPKGSIGLRGPHGSLGPKGLAGPEGARGEPGEKGETGAMGEEGLPGRRGPQGASGSEGLAGDLGPDGPTGPPGPEASTF; from the exons ATGTAT GGATATCCAGGAGCTGTTGGTTTGCGTGGACTGCCAGGTCACACAGGACAAAGA GGAGACGAAGGCGTCAGAGGACTGGCTGCTCCACCTGGCAAGAGAGGACCCCCa GGTTCAAAAGGACCTCGCGGGGAAGCAGGAGCTCGAGGACCTCAG ggtcaccaGGGAGAACCAGGGACCAGGGGGACACAGGGCGCGCCG GGTCCCCGTGGGTTGCCAGGTGTGGTGGGCATCATGGGAAAGGGGGGTCCTCCAGGATCTCTGGGGCCCGTGGGAGTGGCTGGGCCGGCGGGACCTGTCGGATTACCA GGTAAAGTGGGCCTCGATGGACTCATGGggcagaaaggagagaaaggtcAAAGG GGAACACTGGGACCTCCAGGAGATACTGGTCCAGTCGGTTTAGAAGGAGAGCGG GGCCTTCCAGGTCCTGCCGGAGTAGATGGGCCACCAGGACGAAAAGGCGAGGAG GGAGACTTCGGGCCGTTTGGAAGAGCTGGAGCTGTGGGTCCTCCTGGCCTTCCTGGTCTCCAGGGCGAGCAGGGCCACCGGGGAGAGCCAGGGCAGAGCGGGAAGGAG GGTGCAACTGGGCCTCCTGGCGAAATTGGCGATCAAGGGTCCAAAGGAGAAAAG GGCAGTCCAGGGTTACTAGGTTTCCGTGGTGTGCCAGGCTTCCCAGGAGAGTTTGGGACCAAGGGAGCCAGAGGCATCAGCGGAGCCAAGGGATATTTGGGGCGGCTT GGCGAGGCTGGATTGATGGGGAACATTGGGCCACCTGGTTTGGCTGGACTAGAG GGTGTCACAGGTCCTAGGGGATCAACAGGACCTGATGGACTTCTAGGGAAAAAG GGGGATACTGGACCAATAGGGATCATCGGTGTCACTGGGACGCTAGGTCAACAG GGACCATCAGGGAGCAGGGGATTAAAAGGGGACACTGGGAGCCCAGGACCAAAG GGCTCGATAGGGCTGCGAGGCCCACATGGTTCTCTTGGCCCAAAGGGGTTGGCAGGGCCAGAGGGCGCCCGAGGCGAAccaggggagaaaggagagacggGAGCAATG GGAGAAGAGGGTTTACCTGGAAGAAGAGGGCCACAAGGAGCTTCAGGATCAGAG GGGCTGGCTGGTGATTTAGGGCCGGATGGACCAACTGGTCCTCCAGGACCTGAGGCAAGTACATTTTAG